A part of Brassica rapa cultivar Chiifu-401-42 chromosome A05, CAAS_Brap_v3.01, whole genome shotgun sequence genomic DNA contains:
- the LOC117134344 gene encoding DUF724 domain-containing protein 6-like, producing the protein MDAAYYSQTEHLQTSAIDFSETNEVEVSRLLAHFQIGAEVEILSTDDEIWYPGKVVDLKLCEGLEELTVEYTTLFTDQHRLQKLQDTITADKIRPATPTSDQKSFEMMDKVEAFYNNGWSSGQISMVLGDNTYSVCLYTSMETILFKHSDLRIHREWKDGVWKMADKVKPDKKRKAAASSQNSGMDNVFLRRSERVPKRSRDTKTPFKSDRNPALTVIPEIIPAVDPFSTPAEHKLSRLQNWMTLKPGMHETSLSINDNKIRKSFFQSMENAKKDLKKEHIDGAFAMLNCRRNENAAWFHNYKIPKACFLPMEFLHCLLSDDLAYKKEKVKGKKIFNDLFKDTVRGKVYPEKTWGEDVDVVYGITLGKKSNVWIGMEIHLKKKRITVYDCFQKESNSIDIPQVKKLAVLISNLLVESSGDEVDKVKMIPFEIEQAQGLPKTKHPFNCGIFLVKILECQSLKIGDMTKINDDNALELRRTLSCEIFNQFVDESFGK; encoded by the exons atgg ATGCCGCCTATTACTCTCAAACAGAGCATCTTCAGACAAGTGCTATAGATTTTTCAGAAACAAACGAG gTTGAAGTAAGCAGGCTTCTAGCTCACTTTCAAATAGGCGCAGAGGTTGAGATTTTGTCTACTGATGACGAAATATGGTATCCAGGAAAGGTTGTTGATCTTAAACTGTGTGAAGGACTAGAGGAGCTGACAGTTGAGTACACGACACTCTTCACAGACCAACATAGACTTCAGAAACTTCAGGATACTATCACGGCTGACAAAATACGTCCTGCAACACCAACTAGTGACCAAAAATCCTTTGAGATGATGGATAAGGTAGAAGCCTTCTACAACAATGGCTGGAGCAGCGGACAAATTAGCATGGTACTTGGTGATAACACATACTCGGTGTGTCTCTATActtctatggaaactattctatTCAAACATTCAGATTTGCGAATTCATAGAGAATGGAAAGATGGAGTCTGGAAGATGGCAGATAAG GTGAAGCCtgataagaaaaggaaagctgctgcctcatcacaaaattcaggaatggataatgttttcctaagaaggAGCGAGAGGGTGCCTAAACGATCTAGAGACACAAAAACTCCATTCAAGTCTGACAGAAATCCGGCTTTAACTGTAATACCTGAGATTATACCTGCAGTTGATCCGTTTTCAACTCCTGCGGAACATAAGCTTTCAAGGCTTCAAAATTGGATGACATTAAAGCCCGGCATGCATGAAAC GTCCCTATCAATCAATGATAATAAGATaaggaaatctttctttcaaagcatggaaaatgcaaaaaaggaccttaagaaagag CACATTGATGGAGCCTTTGCAATGCTAAATTGCAGAAGAAATGAGAATGCTGCTTGGTTCCACAACTACAAGATTCCAAAGGCGTGCTTCCTACCTATGGAGTTCTTGCATTGCTTGCTCTCTGATGATTTGGcttacaagaaagaaaaggtCAAAGGTAAAAAGATTTTCAACGATTTATTTAAAGATACTGTGAGAGGGAAGGTATATCCAGAGAAGACATGGggagaagatgttgatgttgtGTATGGGATTACTCTTGGAAAAAAAAGCAATGTCTGGATTGGGATGGAAattcatttgaagaagaaaagaatcacagtatatgattgttttcaaaaggaaagcaaCAGCATTGATATTCCTCAAGTGAAAAAGTTGGCAG TGTTGATTTCTAATCTGCTGGTGGAATCTTCTGGTGATGAGGTAGATAAGGTGAAGATGATTCCATTTGAGATTGAGCAGGCACAAGGTTTACCCAAGACAAAACATCCTTTCAACTGTGGGATATTTCTTGTCAAGATTCTGGAGTGCCAGTCATTGAAGATAGGAGACATGACAAAGATTAATGATGACAATGCATTGGAGCTAAGGAGAACCTTGTCTTGTGAGATCTTCAACCAATTTGTGGATGAGAGCTTTGGGAAATGA
- the LOC117134211 gene encoding uncharacterized protein LOC117134211: MRKPRKWVDGVWEMTKKMEEEQTQSVNPSEGDGDKKGKAKAVACKKNEAAGPSEDGVGKMAKEMEVKQGKSVKPSQDDHAKKGKPHVGKKKKANAQPVDLLPFLQREEKRPIRPRNPPIPVTPEVILPIDPFVTPEFPRFSRLAHWMDLRGIYRVPFYINGKEIEKEFFQKMDDAEKNLNKEHINVAFEMLNCKRVEQGAWFRNNNLPAACFVPVNFLEVVGYAYESVRKPHKKRKKLLEGCVGELVKGVIHPKKVWLEDVDVIYGVIEDKLSCHYIGVEIQLMDNTITLFHCGLPKENIKRALNQIQELAGKNINFIIQCRKISLIYIVTLIMDRIVKVCVS, from the exons ATGCGAAAACCAAGAAAATGGGTAGATGGTGTTTGGGAGATGacaaaaaag ATGGAAGAAGAGCAGACGCAGAGTGTGAATCCAAGTGAAGGAGATGGTGATAAAAag GGGAAGGCGAAGGCTGTCGCTTGTAAGAAAAATGAAGCAGCTGGTCCATCAGAAGATGGTGTTGGGAAAATGGCAAAAgag ATGGAAGTAAAGCAGGGTAAGAGTGTGAAACCAAGTCAAGACGATCATGCAAAAaag gggAAGCCACAtgttggtaagaagaagaaagcaaatgcTCAGCCAGTAGATTTGCTTCCTTTTCTACAGCGAGAAGAGAAGAGGCCAATACGACCTAGAAACCCTCCTATACCTGTAACACCTGAGGTAATCCTTCCAATTGATCCATTTGTGACACCTGAATTTCCTCGGTTTTCAAGGCTTGCACACTGGATGGATCTACGGGGCATATATCGTGT accgttttatatcaatggaaaagaaattgaaaaagagTTCTTTCAAAAAATGGACGATGCAGAAAAAAATCTCAACAAAGAG CACATAAATGTTGCATTTGAAATGCTAAATTGTAAGAGGGTTGAGCAAGGTGCTTGGTTCCGCAACAACAATCTTCCAGCAGCATGCTTTGTACCAGTCAATTTcttagaagtggttgggtacgcTTATGAATCTGTCAGGAAGCcacataagaaaagaaaaaagttattGGAGGGCTGTGTAGGCGAACTTGTGAAAGGTGTAATACATCCAAAGAAGGTATGGCTGGAAGATGTTGATGTTATATATGGTGTCATTGAAGATAAGTTGAGCTGTCACTATATTGGGGTGGAGATACAATTGATGGACAACACAATCACACTCTTCCATTGTGGTCTTCCAAAAGAAAATATCAAACGTGCTCTTAATCAAATCCAAGAACTGGCaggtaaaaatattaattttatcattCAGTGTAGAAAAATCagtttaatttatattgttacATTGATAATGGATAGGATTGTGAAAGTATGCGTATCCTGA
- the LOC117134345 gene encoding uncharacterized protein LOC117134345: MGDPLPLRLALPELRYPIGSEPEKTISINQHSIVAYIKTVKEILGNDEFNRIRGTFLGPVIKLGERSLKLSAKIVHAVLTKSIKTVKRHEAWFHFGAQPMRFSIREFHMVTGLKCSGEAREPREGTEKFKWDFLKGRTHTVKDVEKQLRNTREDASDERFCLAMLLLIESILLQKSLLDGGTTFTLDYVKIAQDMDVLMTYPWGRTAYNLLLKSLQRAVDKSLDKNNYDLQGFPMAFLIWILESVPLLQYAFSQVVPILSVQPSTPIFLCEKYLQIASPQLIDVLLIEIKDHLKVTCILPPISNDPEADVCMEDEANKDLDDMADLSKRGYKFKIRDWRNMSVDLYGANEEIRRASLLFGNGGMSQASTSYQEESLESKINRISEMVGDNLRIMNDRLCLIEKDRKQIKERVTKLEKLQRVTSYETPNNEDTREPMNEITKETPGSPIAQQNIETPVLTPIQTQQETHELMNEIISPNISDTQPNTRARRNLLTEQNKDVESRVQNPFEIGANVEISSQDDNTCHKWYPGNVLATYLVDGVEMVKVEYSVPTWRRSTMVPGALEKLKSFCLMARVLSL; this comes from the exons ATGGGAGATCCATTACCATTAAGACTAGCACTGCCTGAGCTGAGGTATCCGATTGGATCAGAGCCAGAGAAGACGATATCGATAAACCAACACTCGATAGTTGCTTATATCAAAACTGTTAAGGAAATTCTAGGAAATGATGAGTTCAACAGAATAAGAGGGACGTTTTTGGGACCGGTGATCAAGCTTGGAGAGAGGTCTTTGAAATTATCAGCTAAGATAGTGCACGCAGTTCTCACCAAAAGCATCAAGACAGTGAAGAGACACGAAGCATGGTTCCATTTTGGTGCTCAGCCAATGaggttctctataagagaattCCACATGGTGACTGGTTTGAAATGTAGTGGTGAAGCAAGAGAACCACGAGAGGGAACCGAGAAATTTAAGTGGGACTTCCTAAAAGGGCGTACTCATACAGTAAAGGACGTGGAGAAGcagctcagaaacacaagagaagatgcttctgatGAGAGATTCTGCCTTGCAATGCTCCTCCTGATTGAGAGCATACTACTACAGAAGAGCCTTCTCGACGGTGGCACAACTTTTACTTTGGATTATGTGAAAATAGCGCAGGATATGGATGTCTTGATGACATACCCATGGGGGAGAACAGCTTATAATTTGCTGTTAAAATCACTTCAGAGAGCTGTCGACAAAAGCCTCgacaaaaacaattatgattTGCAAGGGTTCCCTATGGCATTTCTTATATGGATACTTGAGTCAGTACCTTTGCTACAGTATGCATTCAGTCAAGTTGTTCCTATTCTGAGCGTTCAACCGTCTACCCCAATATTTTTGTGTGAGAAGTACCTTCAAATAGCTTCTCCACAGCTGATAGATGTTCTCCTAATTGAAATCAAAGATCAT CTTAAGGTCACATGCATCCTACCTCCTATTTCTAATGATCCAGAAGCTGATGTTTGCATGGAAGACGAAGCTAATAAAGATCTGGATGACATGGCCGATTTATCCAAGAGAggttataagtttaaaattagagATTGGCGAAACATGTCAGTAGACCTATACGGTGCTAATGAAGAAATAAGAAGAGCATCTTTACTGTTTGGGAATGGAGGGATGAGTCAAGCTTCTACTTCGTATCAGGAGGAGTCTTTGGAATCAAAGATCAACAGAATCAGCGAGATGGTGGGAGATAATTTAAGGATCATGAACGATCGTTTGTGTTTGATTGAAAAAGACAGGAAACAGATTAAAGAACGTGTGACAAAACTAGAGAAACTACAAAGAGTTACTTCatatgaaactccaaacaatgag GATACACGAGAGCCTATGAATGAGATCACGAAAGAGACACCTGGTTCTCCAATAGCTCAACAGAATATTGAGACTCCAGTCCTTACTCCAATTCAGACGCAGCAG GAGACTCACGAGCTTATGAATGAGATCATTTCACCAAACATTTCCGACACACAGCCAAATACCCGAGCTCGCAGAAATCTTTTAACAGAGCAAAATAAG GATGTAGAAAGCAGAGTTCAAAATCCCTTTGAGATCGGAGCAAATGTGGAGATTTCATCACAAGATGACAATACTTGTCATAAATGGTATCCAGGAAATGTGTTGGCAACATATTTGGTTGATGGGGTTGAGATGGTGAAAGTTGAGTACTCCGTCCC GACGTGGAGGCGTTCGACAATGGTGCCTGGTGCGCTGGAAAAGTTAAAGTCATTTTGTTTGATGGCTCGTGTTTTGTCTCTTTGA